The following is a genomic window from bacterium.
GCACGCCGTTGCCGCTGTTGCCGTCCTGGTCGATCAGGCGGAAGGGGTTCGACCCGGGCAGGGTGTTGGACCCGGGGGCGCCGGTCGCGTCGTGATTGACCGCGGAGCTGTGGCAGCCGCTGCACGCGACGCCCTTGACGCCGTGGCCGGCCGCGCCGTACTCGGCGACCGAGCCGGCGGCGTCGACCTTGGACTGCGTCCAGTCGCGCATCGCGAAGTTGTTCACGTCGCCGTCGACGGGGCTGCCGCCGCTCTCGCCGTGGCAGATATCGCAGCTCATCGTGGTCGCGCTCCAGGCGACGCTGTTGCCGCCGTGGCAGTTCGTCGTCGAGCAGGTCCCCGCCGAGTAGGTGAAGGTGTTGAGCGCCCCGTTGGCCGCGTTCGGCGCGGCGTTGTACGTGGCGTTGACGTGGACGACGAAGCCGCCCGGGCTCGCGATCGCGCTGTTGCCGGAGACCGTCGCGCTGTGGCAGGTCAGGCATTCCGTGTACCCCTGCGCCTCGTGCCGCGCGTGCTTGTTCGCCTTCGGCGTGCCCTCGACGGACGTCCCGTCGGCGTACGCGGGGGGCGCGCCGTGGCAGACCGCGCACGTCGCGCCCGAGACGTTCCAGGCCACCGCGGTGTTCGGCGCGATCGTGAACGGCTTGGTGCGGTCGGTGCCCGGGCTGTGGCAGTAGGTGTTGTTGCACGCCCCGAACCCGGAGCCGACGACGGCGTCGCCGAGGTACGCGCTCACCGGCGGCGCGCTCGAGTTCGTGTGCAGCCGCGCGTCGCTCCCGTCGAAGGCGACGTCCGCCGAGTAGTTCACGTGCGCCGGCAGACTCGTGACGCTCGTGCCGTTGGTCGTCGTCGCGTAGTGGCAGAGGTTGCACGCGAGGCTGTACCCGGCCGGCACCTGCGCCGTGTTGCCGGCGTGGACGATGTGCGCGTTGCTGCGCGGCGGCGCGGCGGCCGTCCGCCCGTGGCAGGTGCCGCAGGCGCCGGTCGAGGGGGTGTCCCAGACCGGCGTCGTGTCGCTGCCGCCGTTGGACGCCGGGAACGGGCTGTCCGCGCCGTGGCAGTACAGGCCGATGCAGGTGGCGTAGCGGAAGGTCGCGCCGCCGTCGGTCTGCCCGTACTTGACCACGAGGTCGCTGCCACTCTGCGAGCCGAGGACGCCGCCGGGCTCGCCCGTTGTGCTGCCGGGCGTGAAGGCGATGTCGACGGCGCCGTTGAGGTGCTGCGTGCTCGCCCAGGCCGGGTGGCACTGGGCGCAGGCGAAGTTGTAGCCGCCGTCGGCGATCTCGTCGACGTGCTTCGCGTGGGCGTTCGGCAGGTCGCCGGCGTTGTACGTGGAGTCGTCGGTGTGGCAGGTCGCACACGACGGCGTGTTCTCGTTGCCGCCGTCCCAGCCGACGGTGCCCGCCCCCGGGCCGTACGCCGGCGTCGGCTTCTCGTAGTGGCAGTCCATCCCGGAGCAGGTCTTCGTCCCCTGGTTGTAGGTGCCGTTCGTGTGCACGTCGTTGGCGCCGGCGAGGTCGCTGACCCCGTCGATGCGCTTGTACGTCCCCACGTTGAAGCCGTCGTTGATCAGGTCGACCTGGGTCGCCGGGCTGCCGGTGGTGTTGGTCTCGTGCCCGATGCCGCCCGGGTTCGGGTGGCAGTAGGCGCACATCGCGATCTGGTCCTCCGGGCTGGTCGCCGAGAAGTTCTCCTTGGCGACGAGCAGCGCGATGTGCGCGGTGTGCGAGCCGACCTCCGTGTCGGCGTAGGCGTTCTGCGGCGTCTGGCCGCTGTTGTTGGCGGGGTTTCCGTCCGGCCAGATCTGCCCGGTCGTCTCGTTGCCGTGGCAGCGCGCGCAACTTCCCTGGAAGCTTTCCGAGTGGGAGTGGCACGCCATGCAGGCGCTGCCGGTGCGGCCCTGGAAGTGGTTGCCGTTCACGGCCTCGCCGGGCGGAGTCGTGTCGGGGTGCGCCATGGTGTCGCCGGACCCGCGGTGGCAGGCGTCGCACACGCCGTCGTTCGTCCCCGTCGTCGGGTCGAGGCCGGTCAGGTCGCCGGCGCCCGAGGCAAAACCGCTGACCGCCACGGGGTTCGACGTCCCGCCGAGGTGCCCATCCAGCGTCGGGAGGACCATCGCGACCTTGGGGGTCCCGTGCGGGTCGTGGCAGGCGTCGCACTGGTAGCCGGGGTTCGTGGCGTACGCGGAGGCGCTGTCGCCGTAGGCGGGGAAGGCCTGGGGCGCCAGCCCGTTCGTGTTGTAGTGGTTGTTCACGCCGCCGGAGTGCACCGTCGCCTTGGCGACCGAGTTGTAGAGCGTCGGCGTCCCGCCGGCGTTCGGCAGGGTGACGCCCGTGCCGCCGACCTTGTGGCAGCCGAGGCAGAACTCGCTGTTCGTCGTGGTGTAGGCCAGTGCCGGGCTCTCCGCCGGGATCGTCTCGAGGCGGGTCTGGCCGAGCGCGCCGGTGATGTGCTGCGCGTTCTCGGTGTGGCAGATCTGGCAGGCGTAGCCGGGTCCGCTCTGGCCATGGAGCGTCGCGCTGAACGCGGCACTGTTGCCGTGGCCGTTCGCCGCGTAGAACGAGTCCTTCGCCGGGGCCGCCGTCCCGGTCCCGTCCGCGTACTGCGTCGCCGGGGACGCGGTGTTGTGGCAGAGGAGGCAGTCCGTGATCCGGGTGGCCGTCGGCCAGTTCGTCTTGGCAACCGTGGCGCCGACGCTGCCGCCGACGGTGGCCGTGGAGTGGCAGCGGTTGCAGACGTCCGTCGACGCCAGCGTCGCGACCGTGCCGGGCTGCGCGTAGCCCAGGGCGTAGAACGCGTCGCGACCGTTGCGGTCGAGGCCCTCGAAATCTAGCGCAAAGCTGCCGTTGACGTGGCTGCGCGAGGGGAAGTCCGCGCGGCCCTGGTCCGGCGCCGTCCCGGGCTCATCGCCGCCGGGGCTGCCGCCGTGGCAGTTCTCGCAGGAACCGGTCAGCGTGTACGAGCCGTGACAGATGTTGCAGCGGTTGGCGTGGGTCTGGATCCCGGGCCCCCACGAGGGGTTGCCCGTCTTGCCGGCCATGTGGGTGGCGTGCGCGCCCTGGGTGAGGGGCTGCTTGAAGGTGTCATCGTTCTCGGTGTCGACGTCGTGGCAGTCGCCGCAGGAGCCGGTGGTGTAGCTGTTCCACACCGGGCTCACGTCGATCCCCTGCGTCAGGGCGCCGAAGTCCGCGCCGTGGCAGTACAGGTTCGTGCAGGTCGTGTTCGCCCCCGTGCCGTACTTCACCGCGGTGCTCGTCGGCGTCATGGCCTCGTCGGTTGTGTTGCCGTCGAAGTTCCGGTTCGGGCTGCCCGCGGGGCTCAGGCCGATGGAGCCGTCGACGTGCGCCGTCGTGTAGCCGGTCACGTCGTGGCAGTACGCGCAGGGGTAGTCGAGCCCCTGCCACGCACTCGGCGGCGCGATGCCGCCCACGTGGGTGATGTGGGCATCCGGCAGGTCGCCGTCGGCGAAGTTGGCGGTGGCGTTGCCGTGGACATAGGCCCGCGTCGGGTAGGTCACGGAGTTGACGACGCCGCGGGTGAAGTGGCAGCTCTCGCAGTTCGGCGCGACCGAGTCGCCGCTGTCCCAGCCGCTGGCGTAGGCGGGGATGGACGACGGCGACGGCGTCGGCTTCTCGTAGTGGCAGTCCGAGGCGCTGCAGGTGCGCGCCGTGTTGTTGTAGGCCGCGGCCGTGTGGCCGTCGAGCGTCATCGTCAGGTCCGCCGCCGCGTCGATCCTGCCGAACGTGCCCGCGTTCCCCGCGTAGCTGTCGTTGAGGACGTCGACGCGGTTGACCGGGTTGGTCGGCACGCCGGCGGAGTTGTTGCGGTGCAGCGCGCTCCCCGGGGCCGGGTGACAGTAGGCGCACATGGCCGTCTGGTCGGCCTGGCTCAGCGTGAAGCCCTCGCGCGCCCGCAGCGCCGCGATGTGCGTTTCGTGCGAGCCGGCGTCGTCGTCGAAGTAGTAGCTGCCGCGCGGGGGCGGCGACGGGTTCGCGTCCGGCCAGGGCGGCACGGTGCCGTCCGGCCACGCCGTGCCGGCGACGCGGTTGCCGTGGCAGAGGGCGCAGCCGGCAGGCTGGCCCCACGCGGCCGCCGGGTGGCAGCCGGTCGTCATGTCGCCGCAGGTGCCCCCCGTCCACAAGAAGCCCTGGTCCGTGGAGGCGGTCCCGGCGCGCCAGTAGGGGGCGGTGTCAACCGTCGCCGCCATGCCCGCGTCGGAGCGGACCGGTGAGGACTGTGCCGGCCCCTGGGCGTGGAGGGCGTGGTTCGCGTTGTCGTTCGGGTGGCAGGAGGTGCAGGCCAGCGCGGCGTGCGCTGTCCCGGTGTGCCGCCCGCCCGCCGCCGGCGAGTTCGGCCGCCCGGTCGTCAGCCCCGCCGTGCCGTGGCAGGCGTCGCAGTAGGGCGCCCGGGTGTTGGCGCCGGCGTCGCGGTAGAGCCTGTCGTCCCAGTCGGGGACCCACGTCGTGCCGTTGCCGTGACAGTACGTCGTCGAGCAGGTGCTCGCGCTGGCGTCGAACGTTCCGCCCGCGACAAAGTTTCCGTCGAAGACGACGTTGGTGCTCTTGTCGAGGTTCTCGTGGATGAACGTCGACGTGCCGCCGTCCCAGCGGTTGTTCGGGTGGCAGTTCGTGCAGGCGTAGGCGTAGCCGAGCGTGGGCGCGGACTGGGTGCCGGCGTGCAGCGGGTGCTCGTCGGCCGTCGGGCTCGTCGCCGGCCAGGAGTTGGCGAGATTGCCGTCGGCCGTGCCGTTGTTGTGGCAGTCCGTGCAGGAGTTGGCCGTGGGCACCGTGTTCCAGGTGATCGGGGCGGCGGTGAAGCGCCGACCGCTGTGGCAGCTGACGTTGTCGCAGGTCTTGCTCGCTTCGGTCCAGCCGAAGGTCACGGCGTTCGCCGCGGCGGTCCCGTTGAAGTGCCCGCCGGCCGAGACGTCCTTCGTGCGGTCGACGTGCTGGCCGCTGGAGACGTTGATCGTCGTGCCGTCGGTGGTCGTCGTGTAGTGGCAGTTCTCGCAGCCGACGTTCTTGCCGACGTGCCGGGCGTGGTTGCCGGCCGCGTCGTTCGGGTACCAGCGGCCGACGCCGTCGCCGTTGCCGTCGCCGTGGCAGGCGTCGCACTTGAGGTCGTTGACGAAGTAGTCCGGGGTGTTGAAGCCCGTCATCCAGACCGCCGTGCCGACGGCGCTGGTCGACGAGCCGTTGGAGTGGCAGTAGATCTGGGAGCAGCGGAAGCCGTTGGCGGCGGGGTCCCAGGTGTAGTTGGGGGTGGCCTGCGGGACCGGGTCGGCCGGGTTGAAGGCGGTCGCCGACGGGTTCCAGCTCGGGTCGAACCAGATCGAGCGGTACGTGTTCGGGCTCGAGCGGTGCGTCAGCCCGTTCGTCCCCTGGTAGTGGCACATGCGGCACGAGAAGTTGTAGCCGGGGCTGACGCCGGTCGGGAGGCCGGCGTGGCGCTGGTGGGGCGTGCGGCCCTCGTTGTAGTAGGGGTCCACGAGGTAGTAGTCCGCGACGCCGGTGCCGAGGCTGTTCGGCGGGTAGCCGTGGCACGAGTTGCAGGTGCCGCCCGCGCCGCCGAAGGAGCCGCCGGTGGTCGTGTCATCGTGGTCGTGGCAGCCCGTGCAGGACGACAGCGGCAGCTGGTCCTGCCCGCTGTGGTGGTTGTTCGACATCAGCGTGCTCAGCGGCGTGACGTCCGTCCCGTCCTGCGACTTCACCCCCGCGTGGCAGACGCCGTTGTCGCAGATGCCCGCGGCGCTGACGTGCGGCGCGCTGTTGTCGTTGATGTAGTAGTCGAAGTCCGTCGTGTTGCTGTTGTGCTCGAAGATGGTCAGCTCGGTCGAGCCCGTGGAGCGGTTCGGCAGCTGCTGGGGGATCATCATGATGTTGCTGGTCGCGCCGACGCCCTCGGCGTGCTCGTCGTGGCAGTCGACGCAGCCGACGCTCGAGCCGCCCGGGTTGTGCGCGATCTTCTCGCCGTGGCAGGTGTAGCAGATCGAGCGCTGCGACTTGCCGTAGCTCGAGAGCTGCGGGTCCGGCACCGAGGCGAACATCTTGCCCGCCCGCGTGTCCGTGTACGGCGAGTCGTGTTGCGCGTTGACGGTGTGGCAGTTGCCGCAGCCGAAGTTCAACGTCCTGCCCGTCGAGGAGGTCGGCATCCCGTGGCCGTGCCGCGTGAACGTGTTCTGCCCCGGCCCGTCCCCGGTGTACCCGGCGGCGTCGCCCGGGTAGTGGCAGGCCGACGTGCAGTCCGTGCCGACGTCCAGCGCCGTCTCGAGGGCGCCCGTGCCGTTGACGTGCTCGTGCCCGTCGTTGAAGAGCTTCTGCTTGCTCGAGTAGTGCGTGTCGTGGCAGGAGCGGCACTGGTCGTTGCCGCCGGCGGCCGTCGTCTTCAGCTGGGTGCCGTCGTCCTCGACGATCGGCCCGCTGCCGCCGCTGCCCACCGGGACGCCGTCCGCGTGCGCCGACGTCGCGTTGAGGTGCACGTCGTTCGCCGCGCCGGTCCCCTTCACGCGCGGCGCGGTGTTGCCGTGGCAGACCCGGCAGAGCGGGTCGTACTGGTTCGCCGCTGTCACGCTGCGGAGCATGTAGGGGTTGTACGCGTAGGCCGCCCGCCCGTGCTCCGGGTACTTGTTCCCGAACTCCGCGCTCAGCCCCGAGGTCGCCGGGTTGCCGTCCGTGCTCTCGTCCACCCCCGGGGTGCTGACGTCGTCGCGCCCGTCGCCCAATCCCTCGACGTCGTGGCAGTCGACGCAGTCCAGCTCGTTCTGGTACGAGGTGCCCCACGTGCTCGTGTACTCGTGGCTGGTGTCGACGCCGGTGGCGAAGTTCTTTCCGACGGGGTGCATCGAGGCCTTCCCGGAGAAGTGGCCGAGGACGGCCTTCATGCTGTTGCGCGTGCCGATGTTGTGGCAGTAGGTGCAGCCGAACTGCGCCGGGACGGTCGGGGTCACCGGGTTGTAGGCCACCTTCATGTCGATCACCGTGCGCGAGGTGCGGTTGATGAAGCTCGTGTTCGGCTCGCCTTCCTCGGCGTCCAGCGTGTGGCAGGAGTAGCAGCCGAGCCCCTCCTGGACGTAGTGGAGGGCGGCCGCCGGGCGCACCTCTCCCGCGAGCAGCCACGCGAGCGCCATGACCGCCGGCAGCCAGGGCATCGCGGTTTGGGCGATGCGGCGGTATCTGCCGCCCTCGTGCTGCCGGTCTTCGCGCCTCATGAAACCCTCCCCTTCAGCGTGAAACCAATCGCCGGCTGCCCCCCCGACCCCACGGTGGGGACAACCTCGATCGAATACCTATACGGCCGTCGGCCGCTTCCCGTTACCTCGGATCAAACGCCCCCTAGTTGTGGCACCGCTTGCACAACGTCTCGCTCCGCTCGTCCCGGAGCATCGAATTGTTGGGATACGAACCGTCCACCGTGCTCGTGCCGTGCGGGTTGTGGCAGGAAATGCACACCGCGTAGTCGAAGTTGGTCACCCCATCCGCCGGCCAGTCCGGAGCGTTTGTGGACAGGTGCACGTCGATCGGGAAGACGACACCCTGGCCGTTCAGGACGGAGCCCTGCTTGCCGAAGCGCACCACCCCCGGCGCCGGGATCACATCGTCCTGGTTGTGGCGGTGCCGGCCCTTCGAGGAGTGGCACTGGTACGCGCAGCCGTTGTCGAGCGTGAGCTGCACGTTCCAGTCCGGCGTGGAGGTCCCGATGTAGGTCGCGTTCAGGTGCGCCGTGTTCACGTTCTTGTTCTGCTTCAATTCCACGGAGTTGAGCGTGCCATCGAGGTGCGTCCCGGTGGGGATGGCGATGTTGTGGCAGTCCGTGCACTCCGCGTTCATCGACAGCATCGGCTGGCCCACGCTGTCAACCGGCGTGTTCCGCGCCGTCCCGTTCGCGCCGTGGCCGTTCACGTTGAAGCCGTACAGCCCGTCGTCGTAGGGCTTCGGGTCCATGCCGTCGCCATCGGGCTTGACGCCGTCGCCCATCACGTTGGGAGCGGCGGCCTTGGGGCCGGTGCCGTCGGGATCGTAGCCGACGCCGGTCCAGGTGCCGTCCCAGTCGCCGTCGCCGTTGTGACACCCCTCGCACCCCGTCGGCGCGAAGGCCGACCGGTGCCGGTGGCAGTAGGAGCAGTCGCCGGGGTTCCCGCCCTGGGTCGGGTGCGTCGCCGTCGAGATCCCGGCGAAGCCGTGCTTGAACGAGGTGAAGTCCGGATCGTTCTGCCGGTGGCACTGCTGGCAGAGGCTGGTCTGCGGCGAGCTCAGGTTGGCGTAGCTGTTCCCGGTGTCGTCCGCGCCGGTCGAGTCGTCCGTGAAGACCAGGTTCGACTTCTCGGGCGGCCAGACCGCCGGCACCCAGTTGGGCCCCGAGCCCTCGACCAGTTCGCGCGAGACCATGTGCAGGTTCGCGTCGTCCCCGTGCGGGTCGTGGCAGTCTGCGCACTTGGGCGTGAAGCTCCAGGAATCCACCTGCGGGGTGTAGCCGGACGCGCTCATCTCCGCGCCCGTGTGGTCCTTGACCAGGCTCACCGGCCGCGCGCTGTGGCAGCCGATGCCGGTGTTCGAGCAGGTGAAGCTCCCCGGCCCGGTGCCGCCGTTCGCGGCGAGGCGGAACGGGTTCGCCCCCGAGAGGTTCGCCGTCGTGTCGTGGCCGACGGTGCTGGCGTGGCACCCGGCGCACGCCACCGACTTGGCCCCGTGCCCCCGCGTCTCCCACTCACCGCCCACGGCGTTGCTGATCTTGGACTGGCTGGAGCCGTCCCAGTGGAACTCGTTCACGTCCGACGCGGCCCTGGCCCCCGCAACCTGCGCGTGGCAGTCGCCGCAGGCGATCGGCCCGGCCAGGCCCCACGAGACGCCGCTGGCCCCGCCGTGGCAGTTGATACTGTTGCAGCTGCCCGCGGCGGGGGCGAACTGCCACAGCGTCGAGGCCGCGCCGCTGGGGGCAACGTCATAGGTGCGGTTGACGTGGTTCGCGATCGCCACGACGCTCGTATTGTCGTGCACCGTCAGCCAGTGACAGACGGCGCAGCCGTAGCCATTGGTGTTCGGCGTGGCGGCGGGGTCGCCGGTCCCGGTGTGGATCGGGTGCTTGTTCGCCTTGGGCGTGCCGTTTGGGGAGATCCCGTTGTTTGGGTAGGGCGGGGCGGGGTCGTCAGTCCCGTTGCCATGGCAGTTCCAGCAGCCGCCGCCGGTCTGGTCCCACGCGAGTTGCACCGCGGGAGCGGCGCTGCCGCCCGGGGCGCTGTCGTAGGGGGCCGTCCGGTCCGCGCCGTTGCTGTGGCAGTAGGTCGCGGCGCACGCGCCGAACCCCGTGCCGGTCGTGGTGTCGCCGTCGTAGGAGCTGTTCACATGGACCCGCGGGTCGATGGCGCCGTTGAAGAAGATCTCCGAGGACCTGCTCACGTGCAGCGCGACGCTCTGGATCGTCGTGCCGTCCTGCGTCGTCCCGTAGTGGCAGACGGCGCAGCCGATCGCGTACCCGGCTCCGTTGCCGGCGTGCTTCGCGTGCGCCTGGGCACCGGGCGGCGCCGCCGCGGTGTAGCGGTGGCAGGTGCCGCAGTTGGCGGTCGCCGCATTGCCCCAGGCCGGCGTGGTGTTGGTCCCCTGGTCGGCCGCGGGGAAGCGGCCGGTGTCATCGCCGTGGCAGTAGAGATTGCTGCAGGTCTGCGCCCCCTCGTCGTAAGAGGGCGAGTCCTGAGTCCGGTCCGCCGGGTTCGTCGCGGCCGGGTTCCAGGTGCCGTTGAAGCGGACCTGCACCATCGCCTGGGTGACGCCCGACCAGGCGTCGCCCGCGTTGAGCTCGCGGTCGTTGTGGCTGCTCTGGTAGTGGCAGAACGAGCAGTTGAAGATGGCGCCGTAGTTGGGGACCGGCGCGGTCTCGCCATTGGGCACGCCCACGTGCTGGTCGTGCGAGGCGCTGAGGCGGTGCGTCGCCGGCGCGCTTTGCTCGCGGTACGTCGGCAGCGCCCCGAGGTTGTCCTTGCCCGGATAGGTGTGGCAGGCGTTGCAGTCCACCGGCATGAAGCCGTCGATCGTGTCGATGTTCGTGGTGTTGCGCGGGTAGTCCTGGTTGTGGGTGTGGCAGGTCGAGCAGTTGGTGCCGCGCTCGTCGTTGGTGTAGGCCATGTTCCAGTCGTCGTGCGAGCCGTTCGCGGCGTTGGTGTACGTCATGGAGTACCCGGGGTTGTTCGAGTTCCTGTGGCACACGACGCAGAGGGCGGTGCCCTCCGGCGCCACGCCGTCGCTGAAGGAGAACGGCCCCGTGAGCGCCTCGAATCGCACGCCGCTGGCGACGGTGTCCGTCCCGGGGTCGGAAGGCGTGTTCACGACGATGTTCGGCGAGATCATCTGGATGTTATAGCCGGCGCCGTTGTACGTCATCCCGTGGGGCTCGTGGCACTGCTCGCACTGCAGCGCGAACGCCCCGGGCTCGATGAACGAATGGTTGTTGTTGCCGTGGGAATTGACCGCGCGGTTGCGCTCAACCTGCGCCGAGGGGGGCGTGGTCTTCGCCGTCGCGTGGCAGGCCCGGCAGACCTCGCGGACCGTGCCCGGGCTCTGCCCGTTGACGATGATCGCGATGCGGTTCCCGGGACGCAGGCCCGTGTCGTTGGAGCCGTTGATGTGCGGGGCGCTCGCGTCGTGGCACTCGGTGCAGAGCAGCGCCGCCGCGGGGTTCGTCGCCAGCGCGTAGGCGCCGTCGGCCGCGGAGCGGTTGTGCCCGCGCACCTCGGCGCCGTAGTTGAGGTCGTCGCCGAGCAGGTCGGGCGCCTTGAGCCCGGTGCCGTTCGGGTAGGTCGTGGCGCCGGTCAACGCCGGGTTGTGGCAGGTCACGCACGGGAGCTTGAAGGCCTGATCGACCCAGTTGATCTTGGCCAGCGCCGCGCCCGCGCCGGTGAGCACCGCCGGCCCCGCGACGTTGGCGGTCACCTCCAGCGTCGAGTGACAGTAGCTGCAGCGGTCGGTCTCGGCGGCGGTCGGGGTCGTCACGGCCTGCGTGCCGAGCAGCGAGAAGGCCGGGGACGCGGCGATGTTCCTGAACTCGGCCGAGCCGTCCACGTGTGTCGCGGTCGTGCGCTGGTAGTCGGTGTGGCAGCCGGTGGTCGCCGTGCCCAGGCAGGAGGTCTGCGGCGTGCCCGGGGGCTGCGCGAAGTGCGGCCCCCACGTGTCGTTGAGGTGCACGGGGTGGTTGCCCGTGGCGAAGACGTCGAGGCCGCCCGGGTTCACGGCATCGGAGCCGTTGGCGTCGTGGCAGGAGCCGCAGTAGACGCCCGCGGAATTGTCCCACGCCGGCGTGACGTTCCCGCCGTCCCAGCCCCCCGGCGGCGGCCCGGGGTTGTCGCCGCCGTGACAGTAGAGCAGGCTGCAGGTGGCGTTGTAGGTGCCGTCCTTGTAGGCGAACGCGGTGCCCTTGGCGTAGGCGCCGTTGCCGTCGCCACGCTTCGCCTCGAGCGAGGCCGCGTTGGTCCAGACCATGTCGATCTTGCCGTTGCCGTGGCCCGGGGCGCCGGTGTTGTTCGCGTGGCACTCGTAGCATTGATAGGACTTGCCGGCGGGCACGTTGGTCCCGTTCACGTGCGTGGCGTGGGCGTTCGTGTAGGTCCC
Proteins encoded in this region:
- a CDS encoding CxxxxCH/CxxCH domain-containing protein, giving the protein MGRGPCGPCHVPHVAGGARLWSRSLADEAGFYNQTSDPNYVPGASLQCYDCHDDGVSVADRDPPAETWSINKAPQDIALGGTLGGVPLIGYYEEADGTLPTGASAVPPSPPTDGSPTGGHYWKTEPSDSPDRRKRGDKIACALCHDPHGKVTGTNMAFFRTVSGDGTAVTLVDGAKSSKNTRSGADMGTSAGNGRSMCESCHGNSNQGAQQTFYSVQVPKPTDGVPEHVYSSSDAATACTDCHPHNRPAGCDQCHAYPPLVATPFDRLNNPQGQSYEGGAGAHRRHLDALGADIFKCEVCHGPNPGRTTTTWHAWDDAANRGATVVAQQNVDIIGQTAYWGAGSGYAGAGSSIAVPSGYAFTAKGGKDGAVGGRCYNLTCHGNPPQNTGSAFLNWDDDMVDDATGPTKGDFVGDGAAICKWCHDGTPARIGTGPYAPNVLGDNNGASGTWDTGTWGADVNGHGLAAGNYEKDLVGEATRTGLPAANKGCAVCHDATYSTNALPAPNTPTKTHYGGTSKRLRDTVNGQPGIADDADKTCLACHQVVSGPDVASPDGRVVAHGNSDGDGYRPPKEPDQFVRNCRQCHEPHGANWNGVNPNPRNLHMIGKWVDVNGNGLPDGGAMGPEAARVDSDATDSTTNIDTNDLAVITKSSGNPSSVFPDPRADDSWDDGNNDGLSPPDSLCVVCHVSLSQPHSMRSTSVPQGTGHLVVGTECRICHKHGTLDTHPNKAPDAFGPLSCFACHGVAPLDTPPSGAFAGQYWPSGASSKVPDYDYANDQPGAHLNHIEAIGQQVFGETAAQLVTNTALSSYEKQLVVCSFCHFDPGGASGADPNPHFNNTNLDNSPTGRVDVKQGTGGGRDFFKFTTGPGPFGHANYSADPSGGGYSFAGANDGTCANLVCHNQTRTPSSWNSNPLPWYDAGNNWQGNATCSNINCHAAGTYTNAHATHVNGTNVPAGKSYQCYECHANNTGAPGHGNGKIDMVWTNAASLEAKRGDGNGAYAKGTAFAYKDGTYNATCSLLYCHGGDNPGPPPGGWDGGNVTPAWDNSAGVYCGSCHDANGSDAVNPGGLDVFATGNHPVHLNDTWGPHFAQPPGTPQTSCLGTATTGCHTDYQRTTATHVDGSAEFRNIAASPAFSLLGTQAVTTPTAAETDRCSYCHSTLEVTANVAGPAVLTGAGAALAKINWVDQAFKLPCVTCHNPALTGATTYPNGTGLKAPDLLGDDLNYGAEVRGHNRSAADGAYALATNPAAALLCTECHDASAPHINGSNDTGLRPGNRIAIIVNGQSPGTVREVCRACHATAKTTPPSAQVERNRAVNSHGNNNHSFIEPGAFALQCEQCHEPHGMTYNGAGYNIQMISPNIVVNTPSDPGTDTVASGVRFEALTGPFSFSDGVAPEGTALCVVCHRNSNNPGYSMTYTNAANGSHDDWNMAYTNDERGTNCSTCHTHNQDYPRNTTNIDTIDGFMPVDCNACHTYPGKDNLGALPTYREQSAPATHRLSASHDQHVGVPNGETAPVPNYGAIFNCSFCHYQSSHNDRELNAGDAWSGVTQAMVQVRFNGTWNPAATNPADRTQDSPSYDEGAQTCSNLYCHGDDTGRFPAADQGTNTTPAWGNAATANCGTCHRYTAAAPPGAQAHAKHAGNGAGYAIGCAVCHYGTTQDGTTIQSVALHVSRSSEIFFNGAIDPRVHVNSSYDGDTTTGTGFGACAATYCHSNGADRTAPYDSAPGGSAAPAVQLAWDQTGGGCWNCHGNGTDDPAPPYPNNGISPNGTPKANKHPIHTGTGDPAATPNTNGYGCAVCHWLTVHDNTSVVAIANHVNRTYDVAPSGAASTLWQFAPAAGSCNSINCHGGASGVSWGLAGPIACGDCHAQVAGARAASDVNEFHWDGSSQSKISNAVGGEWETRGHGAKSVACAGCHASTVGHDTTANLSGANPFRLAANGGTGPGSFTCSNTGIGCHSARPVSLVKDHTGAEMSASGYTPQVDSWSFTPKCADCHDPHGDDANLHMVSRELVEGSGPNWVPAVWPPEKSNLVFTDDSTGADDTGNSYANLSSPQTSLCQQCHRQNDPDFTSFKHGFAGISTATHPTQGGNPGDCSYCHRHRSAFAPTGCEGCHNGDGDWDGTWTGVGYDPDGTGPKAAAPNVMGDGVKPDGDGMDPKPYDDGLYGFNVNGHGANGTARNTPVDSVGQPMLSMNAECTDCHNIAIPTGTHLDGTLNSVELKQNKNVNTAHLNATYIGTSTPDWNVQLTLDNGCAYQCHSSKGRHRHNQDDVIPAPGVVRFGKQGSVLNGQGVVFPIDVHLSTNAPDWPADGVTNFDYAVCISCHNPHGTSTVDGSYPNNSMLRDERSETLCKRCHN